The window tctcggttgaatcttcacccttctgaccaattttctctcagcaggttatagcttgcgttttcttcctgatcgtggcagtgacaaaacagtgctgtgcactttatacttacaaacaattgtttgcactgttgctcttgggacctgcagctgctttgaaatggctccaagtgactttcctgacttgttcaagtcaaggattcgctttttcagatccatgctgagctccttgactttcccattgtagcgtttgtgggcgtttgcatccaacgagccctatttaaatggcctcagagaagtcaccagctatagtcactcataatcactcacaagaagttaagaggccacgctatgaagctcatttcactgacacaactttctaagtcaccaaaattgctaattcgtgttgctgtatgtatatttttgacccatcagatttgatcactttttctgttaacccataataaagtcataaaagaaacaaacttcatgaatgtttttgtgacaaagaagtatctgttccaatcactatcagagaaaaatcagagttgtggaaataactggaaactcaagagagccatgacattatgttcttcacaagtgtatgtaaacttttgaccacaactgtatacctACATATATATAGCTCAAACCAGAAAAATACAACTGCACTTAACAGCCCTGCTTTAATGGGATCCCACTTTAGAAAGGTAATGACCACGAACATAATATTCACAGTGAAAGACCATACATCATGTTCACCTTGAAAGACTCCAGCAGACCCCCATGTCCTCCATTTTCCAGCTTGTCTTCCTCTTCTGCATGGCTTAAACCCAGAGTGGCCTGACTTTGTCTGTGCAGCTCATCGTGGAGGTTGTCTAGCAACGCAGCTCGCGTTCGACCCTGGAATAAATCCACAACCATGAACACACTCTAAATACCTGTGCAGCAGCATAGTTACGACTCTTGTATAGAGGGTGAGGGTGCCTTCATTCGTCACCTCTAGTTTGGCAAACTTGTCAGATTTGTAGCAGGCATTTTCTGCATTCATCAGCTTTGTCAACAGAAAATCTCGGAATTCTGGGCCCTGGGAAGAAAGGACAGGAAAATGAAACAGCTCATGtccattaaatataaataaatagaataatagttatagggaaaaaaggaaaagagtAGTTTTTAGCGGgggatttttaattttgtctttCACATATGCTACAAAAATGAACCCGTCAAGCAACAGAACTGGAGGTTTTGGGGTGATCATTCAAAAATGCttttggattgaagaaacattGAAATGGGCTTTCAAATCAACCTTTTCTCTTCTCAAAGTTTTAAAAGTGTTGTAATtttgataaaatattaaaacatttttttctaaatcgaCCCAAAATCAGCCATGTTAATATGGTTTGGTAAAAGCTCCTGCAGAGTGCGAATGAAAGCGTTTTGTTTCCCCCTTGTTTTTAACTAAATAAGTTGGAGACGTACTgctttaaaataaacatgttgAGATATTTATTATCCTCCTCACCTTTTTAAAGATAGCTGGGTTTGGCAAGGCAGGACCAAAAGGAGGTACATCTTCCCTCGCAGTGACAGATATCTGTTAAGATGATTCATTAAACAGTTGAAAAGGTAACCTGTAGATTTACAAGTACATTGCAAAACTAATTTAATATGTGGGATCTTTTACCTTATAATTTGTGTTCTCTGTGCACGGATTCTCAACCTGAACCAACACATATGCGTGCAGAAAGTTGGAGGCAATTATGTCAGGAACAAAAGGTGTGGGCTCTTCTTGGAAAACTGCTGCTACGATATCATTTCCTATGTGCCTTTTCCTCTGAAGCTGGTGTGGCAAGAGGATTAAATGTCAGTTCTCGGAGAGCGacggtacatttttttttactaagtgGTTAAATCCAAGTACCTGCTGGACATCACCGTCAGTGAAAGGAAGCTTGGTTGACACGTGGAACATAATCTCCCTTTGTCTAAAAACTGTATAGACAGATTCGGTCCCTGTCTGTCCATGGGACACGTCCAGCCCCCCGCGGAATCTGAAACACCATTTACAggatattattcattttcttaaccgcttacaagcatcacaaggggtgctgaagcctatccaagctaactactggaaccaggtgggggacaccctgaatcggtgacataccaatcgcagggtacaaggagagggacaaccctacatggtcacactcatacctaggagtacccgtagaaaacccccACAAGCCTGGAAAAAACATGCCAACTCAGCGCAGTgaggatcgaaccctcgtccCCAGAAAtatgaggccaatgtgctatCCACTTGGACAGTGAGCCGCCACAGTCCTATCAATCATCACTAAAattttatgaaaagattatgTATTCTATAAATAAAGATACTCAAAcacaaaatcatattttgtgtgGAAATCGGGTTTTGGGTTCTACACTTATTCCATAAAATTCTTCATCTTGCCAAAATACTTGAGACATTTCTATGATTCCGTCTGGGCGCCAGCAATGGCCATCTCCCAGTCCATGATGCAAAATTGTAAGCATCGTTTCAAAACCCcattttcttattaaaaaatattggaaaactAAAGAAGAAAAACTGAAGGGAACTAAAAAACCCAGTAAAAAGCATTCCCAGATGTTTGCCAAAATGTTAATGTGAATAACCATCCCAGCTATAGTGCAATTACACTGATTAAAATCATTACGAAAAGCCATTTATGACAATTAAAGACGCACTGCTCTATAAGAAACCGTCTGGTTTCTGCGAGGTTCACTTAGTTATTTAGCTAGGTTGCAGTCCAAAATCGCACTTTAATAGTTATTGTAGCCATTAAAACCTGTTTTCCATCCACTTTCTTTGAGATCATTTTACCTATTTATATTTGAATAAAGCCTTATAGACACATTTGACCTTCTCACCCTTGTATTGCCTCTTGTTCAAGTGCTTTCTATCACATCTCACCCCTTAAAGTCCTGAAGTTCAATGGTGTCACCGAGTATACTGAGAAACTCTTTGAAAGCTGGAGTCTCTTCATTATTCCCAAACAACTGTTCCTCAGATGTCTGAATGGAAATAAGCAACAGTGAAACAGCTCTGTATACAAGAGAACATAAATGAAGCAGTGGCATGCATTACTATGATCACTCACTTGTCCAAATTTTTGGTAGATCACTCCAAATTTGAAGGTGTTGTTGACCTCATGCTCATCGTAAGCTACAATCAACTGAGATCCctgtgcaaaaaacaaaaacgttaTACTTCACTGGAGAAAACATGTTGTCTTTTCTAACATGTCTCAGGGGCAGCTTTAGTTGGCTCTCATTGCGTCAGCCTGGCTTGCAACAAATTCTCACAGCCCCCAGCGAGACCAGCGCTCTCATCACTGTTTTGCGCACCAAGACGCAGATGGTATGTTTCCTTCCCGGAGGCACTTGGTCATAGACAAGCTTAAGCATGGTTCTCCACAAGACTCACAGAGGAATTAAATCAATCCAACATGTCCAGTTTTTGTTGGAAAATCAATCCATTGGAATAATGCACTAATTTAGGAAGCCACTTGTTAAAGAGGTAGCAGTTTATTTAGAgatataaaatggaaaatttaGCCTGCACTTCTCTATACTTTAGTTAGACCATCGAAACGTTAGCGAAGCTGAATTTCTAGAGGAATCGAAAAGCAGACCTATCTTAGAGAGGCCCTCATATTATGATATAATTGGCTCATCTGATATTAATTTTGCAGTATCACAATATACAAAGTTATTAGtgatataagaaaaaaaaacttactcgAGGGTAAAGAGCTGGGTTGAATTTTAATCCTGTGGCATCTTCACACAAAAGCTGAAACATAATAAAATCATGTAAAGTTCATTTTCTTTTCGTGCACAGGGCttaaatgaatgacacttgtggtGGATAGAAAGTAAAATATAAAACGTGTGTTTATCGTACTTTTGCAATCTGAGGTACACTGGGAAGCTGGTTAAGGCCTGCCAAGGATATTCTATCATGGACAGTGTTCATCCTTGACCTGCCACAGATAAACAGAAACCCttctataatttaaaaaattccaaactatatattaataaatagcCCATAACCTTCACGTCATATGCTTTTTAGCCGTAAGTAGAATTAGTGATTAATGTGGCCCAATAACCAAATAGTAGCACTCACTAAACACACGTACCAGACAATGCTAACACAAAATGACATCCAAAGCAAGAgctaaacaaaaataatcatttataaagaTAACACACAGTTTTGATTCACACTGTGTGGAACTGTAAATGCCAACTGTTACAACCACAATACTActaattaaacacatttaatgaTAGCATCATTTAATACTGATCACAGTATGAGCTCACTAAATATTTGTACCTGAGCATGATACGCAATAATTCTTGCCCCTCTACCTCCTCATGCTTCAAGGACATGATGAGGTTTCCTATGCTGCTGCCAGTGCAGTAGTAGTTCATGTGTTCCTGTACAAAGTCATGTTTAGAAAGAAAAAGATTTATGTATTCTTATGGACGCATTCCATCACATTTTCATTACTAGCTGGTCAATATAATGAAGCAAGTTCTCAAAAGTTGGTGAACACACACGCACCTTGCCCAAAAAGTGTTTGCGGAAGGCCCGAGCTGTACTGTTGCACTCCAAACGGTAGCTGTGTCCCTCATCAGGACTCATGCCCTCTCCTCCATCCTCTTCTTCACAGAAACTGGACTCTGAAGATGAGGGTGTTCCAGCTGGTGCATCCACATCTTCGATCCAGTAGCCACCAAATTGTGGCAAGATTACCTGGGGATATGGACCACCTTTCTCTAAGACCTTGGAACAGTGGTACAAAAACAACACAGACATGAACAAATCATATCAGCATGATGATCAATATGATCAGGCACTAATCTCTATGCGTAATGCGTAAAGTAAATGGTCAGACTCACATCTTCTATCCGTGGGTAGGGAATATAGTCATCCTGTGAATAATAAGATATAGTTGATCATATTTTTACTTGCATGGAACACAACACAGATATAGGAAATGACGGCTCAACCAATGGTAAcaacaaaaatctaatttttgaaataaaaactaaGGTTCAGGCAGTGATGCTATAACCTGACGCAGACATCAATTATGGGTTTTTTATCAGTTGAATGTTGGTATATAGCCCCAAGGCTGTAGGGTCTCCAAATACTGCTGAGGCCCATCTGCCAATCCTTTTAATTCTGCAACAGTGGTGTTCGTTGCAAATCAATAAACAGCTGGAGTTGCCTCAACCCGTTCAGGTATACATAGACCAGGCAATTGATTTTACAATGCGAAAGCCATGAGAGTCGAAAGAAAGCAGACAAAGACTTCAACCGGGACATCACAACGCAAACACATGAGTATGAGAACGTCGTCCGAATGGTCACACCTTCCATTTTTTGGTCTCTTCCACTTTAGGGACCTGAATCCATTTGCAGCAAGAAGATGGGAAAGCACACGTCAAAGGTTAATTTGTAACGATGCAACCATTATGTCTCGAGGAGCATTATTCTTTAAATCAACGGTTCTAAAAAAAAGCTGGTCTCATTCAGAAAGCATTCTCAAGGTCAATTAACAGCTAGCTAGTGAGAGTCCATCAATACCAGGCAATGATCGATGTAGTGTGAACAATAATACATCtcagccacctggctgtctcgcatgctcatatctcaaaattcgcatcgtatctcaaggcaaacatttgcttggaattttactcggatctcaaattgcttgtatgttggggcacttgtaCGTCAAGGTAttagtgtatttttgtttgaaatgggCGTGGTAGAGTTACTCTTCCATTGCTGAACAGCTCCCATTGACAAAGAGGAACCTTCGTCCCCATAATAATTATTCGTAATGGAAATCTAATACGctgtttcaaatgttttttccgAGTGTGTTTAATGCACCTTTATTCTTTGATTTTCATAATAGGCCCCAGGGAAGTTATTCCTTGTAAAGGGGGGCTCTTGTataaaagtacagtggtacctctacatacgagcagctctacctacgagatgctcgagatacgaggaaaatttcgagcaaataattagctctagatacgaggtAAATTTCTAACTAATAAtgagctctagatacgagaaaaatttcgagatgcgagaaagccaggtggccatgacatgagaggctgtttatcattgtagcgtacTGTCtgttttgccgcatctctttcgtgtatgacagatatctacgagcactgaacggtttcttcacacgagtttctcctacacatggaccagaaaacccacaacgcgcatgcgtgggcagaaagagggctttctgggtaatgaagtatactcgtgcacacaacaccgatagccaatggcaccctttctcagaataaaacttaattacccTCAATCAATaggtgggtaggctgagctgttgcattttttcagtgtttttccttccttagcctattagctcccgttagcagagcgatcgctcgttggcaagtggtcgtgcgttatcctattgtggggacatttgtgtgcatcattttcggaatattttgaagggaatacaacagcgatagcgaacgtgagggtggaggcgttcagttttgtgtaaagttacattaaatgtatgtttgagtgtgtctgtatatattaatccaagttaatttaaatttgtttgttcggttacgagtgcgttgtcgtgacCTTCATCTCACCTTTTTACCGCTGTATGATATGCTGCTATTCACAAGCGCTGTGTTAGTAGTGACTATAGTATGTCTACAGTGTTTAAgcctttaaacattttagcatcattttccctcttttctttctgtcattttttccattttacttcTCTTTCACGTTTTGGCCAACCATCTCTTTCTTTCGCCTCCTCCCGCTCCTCGCCTTTATTTTATGCCCCCATCTGTGCTCACACTTTTCAGAGCCTCTGCCCTTGGGACCCCATAGAGAGAACAAAAGGGTCACATGAAGGGAGGGGAGTGTcaataaaattgaaatgaaaagttGCTGTAGCGCCAGCTATTTCTTTCAGCTTGGTCATTTCCATTAAAAGCAAGCGACTTCACCTTGGTTGGCATACACTGATTTACGTTTGTCTAATAATTATATATGTTTGCCTGAATTTTAGTCAGAGACATGCAACAGACAGACATAATCACATACTATATTAAATTCATGTTCTAGTCAATGTGTTCACTGTTGTGGTGTACTGCTGCACATCTGTGGCATCTATTGATGAACGGAAATGAAAGGCAGATGCCACCGCTATATGGAATAAAGTATTAGTAAGCCGGGTTAAAAGGAAGAAAGGCATTTTACAACACCTACAGGCAATCTCCAAGCTGTATCCACAAAATTGCAACTAGACTAGAAGTCCATTTACTTTTACTGTGTATTGTATGCTAAGAAAAAAGAGAGTCTGACTGATTTACTGATAAGGAACCATGATCAGAtactttcatttaaaattaaggTAGGTGCGCTAATAGGATCTCATACCTGCATCCTCTCCAACATGTCGAAGAATTCGGCAGactgaaaaaaagcaaacaaaattttgtaaaatatgtgtttagacattttaattttagtcCTTGTTAGTCATATTTTAGTCCTATATATAATAGATTTAGTCCAGTTTTAGTTGATAAAGTCTTACAAATAATGTGAATCTTTAAGTAGTTAATGATTTTATACTATATAATAAATGTGGTCATTTTGATAAAGCAGTaccacattacaaaaaatgttaattgaCTACAAAAGGTTTCTAGAGAGTTACACTATGTCTGATACTTGGATGTTTCTCTAAAagcatttacatatatacatcctTCTTTGAGGAATTTCTACCCTGTCACTTTATAAAGCTGTGAGGTCAAAATTGTGTAATTCACATGTTTGTGCAGGTTTTGGACAAGTGTGAAGTGTGCACCCACCAAAAACCCAGGAACATCTAGAATTTTATTGGATTTTGTTATGTATTGTGTTTACTTCTAGAGGCCTTTTTCTATGAAACGATGTCATTGAGTCTGGACAGGGACAATATCACACTTTGATTTCACACATCCTTACATCATCAtacaactgcaaaaaaataatctatgTTGAAGAAGAGTCCTAGGGTGGCCAAATTTACTCTTATAGTGGCCAAACTTAATCTCTAAATCCTAAACTCTTTACAGAGCAGTCACACAACGCCTCTGAACAATCATCCTCACTTCAAACTCTGGAGTGCATAAGTGTGTACCCccaaaataagtgaaaataataCTACCTTCAAATTGTATTGCTCCTCAAGATAGAAAAATGTCTTCAAAGACATTTTACAACCGTTTGAGTGATTTGAGCAGTAAAAACCTGTCGATTACAACATTTTGAGAACACTAATAAAAACCAGTGTTACCTGAAATTGCTTCCGCTGAAACATCATAATTCTATCACAGCTCCCTTCACCTTCAAGCGACTATTTTCTTGCAGGGTTAAAATGAATAGAGAGTCATAGTGTGCTCGAGACCAAACTAACAGATAACAAGACTATAATGAGACCAAAACTCATAGAGGGACCAAGCCATGTTGGAATCAAGATCAAGACAAACTGAGACCAAGATGAGACCTATAGGATAAAAGTCCAATTGAAATTGgtattttttcttacattttaaaTGCTGCAGGCATTCTCAGGTATTGTGGATTGCTATTAACACAGGAACTGAAGGTATCAGTGTTTTAGAGAGTGCCTTtccttaaaaatacattaaagacGTTGAAGAATGTTAAAGTCATAGAACAAAATATTACTGTTGGCCTTGACAGAAAATGGGACAATGGAGAAACGAGAAAAACTGGTTTTGAGACTTACAAATCTCAGTctggaaaactaaaaaaacaaacaaaataagatAGGTTATCAAATTGTAGAAA of the Stigmatopora argus isolate UIUO_Sarg chromosome 10, RoL_Sarg_1.0, whole genome shotgun sequence genome contains:
- the rap1gap2a gene encoding rap1 GTPase-activating protein 2a isoform X2, with amino-acid sequence MSQSRGRLHNKKAGIRAAVILIGLLHKSRKAKEKEKEKEESEGKQEVLNISNVPLGDCPPSPPRTAPPSMKSAEFFDMLERMQDDYIPYPRIEDVLEKGGPYPQVILPQFGGYWIEDVDAPAGTPSSSESSFCEEEDGGEGMSPDEGHSYRLECNSTARAFRKHFLGKEHMNYYCTGSSIGNLIMSLKHEEVEGQELLRIMLRSRMNTVHDRISLAGLNQLPSVPQIAKLLCEDATGLKFNPALYPRGSQLIVAYDEHEVNNTFKFGVIYQKFGQTSEEQLFGNNEETPAFKEFLSILGDTIELQDFKGFRGGLDVSHGQTGTESVYTVFRQREIMFHVSTKLPFTDGDVQQLQRKRHIGNDIVAAVFQEEPTPFVPDIIASNFLHAYVLVQVENPCTENTNYKISVTAREDVPPFGPALPNPAIFKKGPEFRDFLLTKLMNAENACYKSDKFAKLEGRTRAALLDNLHDELHRQSQATLGLSHAEEEDKLENGGHGGLLESFKRAMRVRSHSMETVVGSNRLRSPGGGGGVPASLSGGAMPQSTSECTKSTYNPPALSAKSSLKSPVKRRSGLFPRLHSSVETPSDKCTRSDQKASDICPLSQEVRSETLSNPSSPEICPNKERAFIKMKDSTGSRQNISRSSSSTSSFSSITGDPEALEDIETAIHPSIASSSVFSPLISIDSPVSGTPIIMCRSATDGKNKTSPRSNLKFKFDKMSHSSSNSE
- the rap1gap2a gene encoding rap1 GTPase-activating protein 2a isoform X1 — its product is MSQSRGRLHNKKAGIRAAVILIGLLHKSRKAKEKEKEKEESEGKQEVLNISNVPLGDCPPSPPRTAPPSMKSAEFFDMLERMQVPKVEETKKWKDDYIPYPRIEDVLEKGGPYPQVILPQFGGYWIEDVDAPAGTPSSSESSFCEEEDGGEGMSPDEGHSYRLECNSTARAFRKHFLGKEHMNYYCTGSSIGNLIMSLKHEEVEGQELLRIMLRSRMNTVHDRISLAGLNQLPSVPQIAKLLCEDATGLKFNPALYPRGSQLIVAYDEHEVNNTFKFGVIYQKFGQTSEEQLFGNNEETPAFKEFLSILGDTIELQDFKGFRGGLDVSHGQTGTESVYTVFRQREIMFHVSTKLPFTDGDVQQLQRKRHIGNDIVAAVFQEEPTPFVPDIIASNFLHAYVLVQVENPCTENTNYKISVTAREDVPPFGPALPNPAIFKKGPEFRDFLLTKLMNAENACYKSDKFAKLEGRTRAALLDNLHDELHRQSQATLGLSHAEEEDKLENGGHGGLLESFKRAMRVRSHSMETVVGSNRLRSPGGGGGVPASLSGGAMPQSTSECTKSTYNPPALSAKSSLKSPVKRRSGLFPRLHSSVETPSDKCTRSDQKASDICPLSQEVRSETLSNPSSPEICPNKERAFIKMKDSTGSRQNISRSSSSTSSFSSITGDPEALEDIETAIHPSIASSSVFSPLISIDSPVSGTPIIMCRSATDGKNKTSPRSNLKFKFDKMSHSSSNSE
- the rap1gap2a gene encoding rap1 GTPase-activating protein 2a isoform X6 — protein: MLERMQVPKVEETKKWKDDYIPYPRIEDVLEKGGPYPQVILPQFGGYWIEDVDAPAGTPSSSESSFCEEEDGGEGMSPDEGHSYRLECNSTARAFRKHFLGKEHMNYYCTGSSIGNLIMSLKHEEVEGQELLRIMLRSRMNTVHDRISLAGLNQLPSVPQIAKLLCEDATGLKFNPALYPRGSQLIVAYDEHEVNNTFKFGVIYQKFGQTSEEQLFGNNEETPAFKEFLSILGDTIELQDFKGFRGGLDVSHGQTGTESVYTVFRQREIMFHVSTKLPFTDGDVQQLQRKRHIGNDIVAAVFQEEPTPFVPDIIASNFLHAYVLVQVENPCTENTNYKISVTAREDVPPFGPALPNPAIFKKGPEFRDFLLTKLMNAENACYKSDKFAKLEGRTRAALLDNLHDELHRQSQATLGLSHAEEEDKLENGGHGGLLESFKRAMRVRSHSMETVVGSNRLRSPGGGGGVPASLSGGAMPQSTSECTKSTYNPPALSAKSSLKSPVKRRSGLFPRLHSSVETPSDKCTRSDQKASDICPLSQEVRSETLSNPSSPEICPNKERAFIKMKDSTGSRQNISRSSSSTSSFSSITGDPEALEDIETAIHPSIASSSVFSPLISIDSPVSGTPIIMCRSATDGKNKTSPRSNLKFKFDKMSHSSSNSE
- the rap1gap2a gene encoding rap1 GTPase-activating protein 2a isoform X3 — translated: MLSRRRSVSFGGFGWIDKSTLSALKARKQEVLNISNVPLGDCPPSPPRTAPPSMKSAEFFDMLERMQVPKVEETKKWKDDYIPYPRIEDVLEKGGPYPQVILPQFGGYWIEDVDAPAGTPSSSESSFCEEEDGGEGMSPDEGHSYRLECNSTARAFRKHFLGKEHMNYYCTGSSIGNLIMSLKHEEVEGQELLRIMLRSRMNTVHDRISLAGLNQLPSVPQIAKLLCEDATGLKFNPALYPRGSQLIVAYDEHEVNNTFKFGVIYQKFGQTSEEQLFGNNEETPAFKEFLSILGDTIELQDFKGFRGGLDVSHGQTGTESVYTVFRQREIMFHVSTKLPFTDGDVQQLQRKRHIGNDIVAAVFQEEPTPFVPDIIASNFLHAYVLVQVENPCTENTNYKISVTAREDVPPFGPALPNPAIFKKGPEFRDFLLTKLMNAENACYKSDKFAKLEGRTRAALLDNLHDELHRQSQATLGLSHAEEEDKLENGGHGGLLESFKRAMRVRSHSMETVVGSNRLRSPGGGGGVPASLSGGAMPQSTSECTKSTYNPPALSAKSSLKSPVKRRSGLFPRLHSSVETPSDKCTRSDQKASDICPLSQEVRSETLSNPSSPEICPNKERAFIKMKDSTGSRQNISRSSSSTSSFSSITGDPEALEDIETAIHPSIASSSVFSPLISIDSPVSGTPIIMCRSATDGKNKTSPRSNLKFKFDKMSHSSSNSE
- the rap1gap2a gene encoding rap1 GTPase-activating protein 2a isoform X4 codes for the protein MFSPACKGSSGEPRIDKSTLSALKARKQEVLNISNVPLGDCPPSPPRTAPPSMKSAEFFDMLERMQVPKVEETKKWKDDYIPYPRIEDVLEKGGPYPQVILPQFGGYWIEDVDAPAGTPSSSESSFCEEEDGGEGMSPDEGHSYRLECNSTARAFRKHFLGKEHMNYYCTGSSIGNLIMSLKHEEVEGQELLRIMLRSRMNTVHDRISLAGLNQLPSVPQIAKLLCEDATGLKFNPALYPRGSQLIVAYDEHEVNNTFKFGVIYQKFGQTSEEQLFGNNEETPAFKEFLSILGDTIELQDFKGFRGGLDVSHGQTGTESVYTVFRQREIMFHVSTKLPFTDGDVQQLQRKRHIGNDIVAAVFQEEPTPFVPDIIASNFLHAYVLVQVENPCTENTNYKISVTAREDVPPFGPALPNPAIFKKGPEFRDFLLTKLMNAENACYKSDKFAKLEGRTRAALLDNLHDELHRQSQATLGLSHAEEEDKLENGGHGGLLESFKRAMRVRSHSMETVVGSNRLRSPGGGGGVPASLSGGAMPQSTSECTKSTYNPPALSAKSSLKSPVKRRSGLFPRLHSSVETPSDKCTRSDQKASDICPLSQEVRSETLSNPSSPEICPNKERAFIKMKDSTGSRQNISRSSSSTSSFSSITGDPEALEDIETAIHPSIASSSVFSPLISIDSPVSGTPIIMCRSATDGKNKTSPRSNLKFKFDKMSHSSSNSE
- the rap1gap2a gene encoding rap1 GTPase-activating protein 2a isoform X8, encoding MSPDEGHSYRLECNSTARAFRKHFLGKEHMNYYCTGSSIGNLIMSLKHEEVEGQELLRIMLRSRMNTVHDRISLAGLNQLPSVPQIAKLLCEDATGLKFNPALYPRGSQLIVAYDEHEVNNTFKFGVIYQKFGQTSEEQLFGNNEETPAFKEFLSILGDTIELQDFKGFRGGLDVSHGQTGTESVYTVFRQREIMFHVSTKLPFTDGDVQQLQRKRHIGNDIVAAVFQEEPTPFVPDIIASNFLHAYVLVQVENPCTENTNYKISVTAREDVPPFGPALPNPAIFKKGPEFRDFLLTKLMNAENACYKSDKFAKLEGRTRAALLDNLHDELHRQSQATLGLSHAEEEDKLENGGHGGLLESFKRAMRVRSHSMETVVGSNRLRSPGGGGGVPASLSGGAMPQSTSECTKSTYNPPALSAKSSLKSPVKRRSGLFPRLHSSVETPSDKCTRSDQKASDICPLSQEVRSETLSNPSSPEICPNKERAFIKMKDSTGSRQNISRSSSSTSSFSSITGDPEALEDIETAIHPSIASSSVFSPLISIDSPVSGTPIIMCRSATDGKNKTSPRSNLKFKFDKMSHSSSNSE
- the rap1gap2a gene encoding rap1 GTPase-activating protein 2a isoform X5, yielding MLSRRRSVSFGGFGWIDKSTLSALKARKQEVLNISNVPLGDCPPSPPRTAPPSMKSAEFFDMLERMQDDYIPYPRIEDVLEKGGPYPQVILPQFGGYWIEDVDAPAGTPSSSESSFCEEEDGGEGMSPDEGHSYRLECNSTARAFRKHFLGKEHMNYYCTGSSIGNLIMSLKHEEVEGQELLRIMLRSRMNTVHDRISLAGLNQLPSVPQIAKLLCEDATGLKFNPALYPRGSQLIVAYDEHEVNNTFKFGVIYQKFGQTSEEQLFGNNEETPAFKEFLSILGDTIELQDFKGFRGGLDVSHGQTGTESVYTVFRQREIMFHVSTKLPFTDGDVQQLQRKRHIGNDIVAAVFQEEPTPFVPDIIASNFLHAYVLVQVENPCTENTNYKISVTAREDVPPFGPALPNPAIFKKGPEFRDFLLTKLMNAENACYKSDKFAKLEGRTRAALLDNLHDELHRQSQATLGLSHAEEEDKLENGGHGGLLESFKRAMRVRSHSMETVVGSNRLRSPGGGGGVPASLSGGAMPQSTSECTKSTYNPPALSAKSSLKSPVKRRSGLFPRLHSSVETPSDKCTRSDQKASDICPLSQEVRSETLSNPSSPEICPNKERAFIKMKDSTGSRQNISRSSSSTSSFSSITGDPEALEDIETAIHPSIASSSVFSPLISIDSPVSGTPIIMCRSATDGKNKTSPRSNLKFKFDKMSHSSSNSE
- the rap1gap2a gene encoding rap1 GTPase-activating protein 2a isoform X7; this encodes MLERMQDDYIPYPRIEDVLEKGGPYPQVILPQFGGYWIEDVDAPAGTPSSSESSFCEEEDGGEGMSPDEGHSYRLECNSTARAFRKHFLGKEHMNYYCTGSSIGNLIMSLKHEEVEGQELLRIMLRSRMNTVHDRISLAGLNQLPSVPQIAKLLCEDATGLKFNPALYPRGSQLIVAYDEHEVNNTFKFGVIYQKFGQTSEEQLFGNNEETPAFKEFLSILGDTIELQDFKGFRGGLDVSHGQTGTESVYTVFRQREIMFHVSTKLPFTDGDVQQLQRKRHIGNDIVAAVFQEEPTPFVPDIIASNFLHAYVLVQVENPCTENTNYKISVTAREDVPPFGPALPNPAIFKKGPEFRDFLLTKLMNAENACYKSDKFAKLEGRTRAALLDNLHDELHRQSQATLGLSHAEEEDKLENGGHGGLLESFKRAMRVRSHSMETVVGSNRLRSPGGGGGVPASLSGGAMPQSTSECTKSTYNPPALSAKSSLKSPVKRRSGLFPRLHSSVETPSDKCTRSDQKASDICPLSQEVRSETLSNPSSPEICPNKERAFIKMKDSTGSRQNISRSSSSTSSFSSITGDPEALEDIETAIHPSIASSSVFSPLISIDSPVSGTPIIMCRSATDGKNKTSPRSNLKFKFDKMSHSSSNSE